The nucleotide sequence GGCGTGCCGCCGGCGAGGAGCTCGGCCCGCTGGCCGGCGTGCCGATCGGCGTCAAGGACAACTACTGCACCACCGACATGCCGACGACGTGCGGCTCGCGGATGCTGCAGGGCTGGGTTCCGCCGTATGACGCCACCGTCGTGAAGCGGCTGCGCGAGGCGGGGCTGGTCATCGTCGGCAAGACGAACATGGACGAGTTCGCCATGGGGTCGTCGACCGAGACGTCGTTCTACGGCCCGACCCGCAACCCGTGGGACACCGACCGGATCCCCGGCGGCTCCGGTGGCGGGTCCGCGGCTGCGGTCGCGTCCTTCATGGTGCCCCTGGCCGTCGGCTCCGACACGGGCGGCTCCATCCGTCAGCCAGGTGCGGTCACGGGCACCGTCGGCGTGAAGCCCACCTACGGCGGCGTCTCCCGCTATGGACTGGTGGCGATGGCCTCGAGCCTCGACCAGCCCGGCCCCTGCACGCGCAGCACCGAGGATGCCGCGCTGCTGCAGGCCGTCATCGGCGGCTACGACTTCCACGACTCCGCGTCGCTGGACGTGCCCGTGCCCGACCTGGTCGCCGCCGCGCAGGCCGACGACCTGTCGGGCGTGCGGATCGGCGTCGTCACGGAGTTCCAGGGCGAGGGCTACGAGCCGGGCGTCCTGGAGCGCTTCGCCGAGGCCGTCGAGCTGCTGCGCGCGGCCGGCGCCGAGATCTTCGAGGTCAGCTGCCCCGCGTTCACCTACGCGCTGCCCGCGTACTACCTGATCCAGCCCGCCGAACTGAGCTCCAACCTCGCTCGCTTCGACGGCATGCGCTACGGGCTGCGGGCAGGCGACGACGGCACCCACTCGGCCGAGCAGGTCATGAACCTGTCCCGCGAGGAGGGCTTCGGCCGCGAGGCCAAGCGCCGCATCATCATCGGCACATACGCGCTGTCGGCCGGCTACTACGACGCCTACTACGGCTCGGCGCAGAAGGTCCGCACGCTCATCCAGGCCGACTTCACGAAGGCCTTCGAGACGGTCGACGTGCTGATCTCGCCCACCACTCCGACCGTGGCGTTCCGGATCGGGGAGCGCATGAGCGACCCGATGAGCATGTACCTCGCGGATCTCTGCACGATCCCGTCGAACATGGCCGGCAACGCGTCCGCGTCGTTCCCCTGCGGGCTGAGCGACGGGCTCCCCGTCGGGCTGCAGGTGATGGCGCCCCCGATGGCCGACGAGCGGCTCTACCGCGTCGGCGGCGTGCTGGAGCGGGCGCTCGAGTCGGCCTGGGGCCACCCCCTGCTCAACGAGCTTCCCACCATCGACACCCAGGCGGTGACCGCATGAGCGAGCTGGCCGACTACGACGACCTGCTGACCCGCTACGAGCCCGCGCTCGGGCTCGAGGTGCACGTCGAGCTGAACACCGCCACCAAGATGTTCTGCGGCTGCGCCAACGAGTTCGGCGGCGAGCCGAACACCCACACCTGCCCGGTCTGCCTAGGGCTCCCCGGCTCGCTGCCCGTCATCAACGGCAAGGCGGTCGAGTCCGCCATCCGGATCGGGCTGGCGCTGAACTGCTCCATCGCGTCCTGGTGTCGCATGGCCCGGAAGAACTACTTCTATCCGGACATGACGAAGAACTTCCAGACCTCGCAGTACGACGAGCCGATCGCGTTCGACGGCTACGTTGACCTCGATGTGGACGGCGAGACCTACCGCGTCGAGGTCGAGCGCGCCCACATGGAGGAGGACGCGGGCAAGGCGACGCACGTCGGCGGCTCGGGTCGCATCACGGGCGCCGACTACTCGCTCATCGACTACAACCGTGCCGGCGTGCCGCTGATCGAGATCGTCACCAAGCCGATCCTCGGCACCGGCGACAAGGCGCCGCAGGTGGCCCGTGCCTACGTCGCGCACCTGCGCGAGCTCGTGAAGGCACTGGGCGTGTCCGACGCCCGCATGGAGCAGGGGTCGCTGCGCTGTGACGCGAACATCTCGCTGGCGCCCATCGGGGCCGACAGGCTCGGGACCCGCACAGAGACCAAGAACGTCAACTCGCTGCGCTCTGTCGAGACGGCCATCTCCTACGAGATGACCCGCCAGGCCGCCATCCTCGACGACGGCGGCCGCATCAAGCAGGAGACCCGGCACTTCCACGAGGCGGACGGCACCACGTCGCCCGGACGCTCGAAGGAGGAGGCCGAGGACTACCGCTACTTCGCGGAGCCCGACCTGATGCCCATCGCCCCGAGCGCCGAGTGGGTCGAGGAGCTGCGCGCCACCCTGCCGGAGCCGCCCGCCGAGCGCCGCCGCAGACTGCAGGCCGCCTGGGGGTTCAGCGACATCGACTTCGGCGCGATCGTGAACTCCGGCGCCCTCACGCTGGTCGAGGAGACCGTGGCGGCGGGCGCCACGCCCGCCGCGGCCCGGAAATGGTGGGTCACGGAACTGGCCCGCCGCGCCAACGAGGCCGGCGTCGAGATCGACGCGCTCGACATCACCCCGGCGCAGGTCGCGGGCGTCCAGGCGCTCGTCGACGAGGGCAGGGTCAACGACAAGCTGGCCCGCCAGGTCATCGACGGCGTGCTCGCCGGCGAGGGCGAACCCGCCGAGGTCGTGGAGAAGCGGGGGCTTGCCGTCGTCTCCGACACGGGAGCGCTGAGCGCCGCGGTGGACGACGTGATCGCGAAGAACCCTGACGTCGCGGCCAAGATCCGTGACGGCAAGGTCGCCGCGGCCGGCGCCCTGATCGGTCAGGTCATGAAGGCCATGCGCGGTCAGGCCGACGCGGCCAGGGTCCGCGAGCTGATCCTGGAGAAGCTCGCGTAGTCCCGGCCATCTCGGGTCGCTGAGCACTTCGGCAGGTTCAGCACGGGCACTGTCGAAGCGCCCTGAGCGGAGTGAAGGGTCCTGGTTCAGGTCCGACGTTTCGTCAGCTTCGGCCATGTCGGAGCACCCGATGTGCGGTGGTGGGTTCTCGCCTCGCTTCGCTCGGCGCCCTTCGACGAGCTCAGGGAACCGGCTCGGCACATACCTGTCGACGTGGCTGTCTCGGGTCGTTGAGCCTGTCGAAACGCCCTGAGCGGAGCGAAGGGTCCCAACTTGGGTCGTTGAGCACTTCGACAGGCTCAGCACAGGCCCCGTCGAGTTGCTGAGCGCGGTGAAGGGAATCAGCCGCAGCGGGCGAGGTGGGTGGCGTCGGCGATGGTGTCGCACCAGTCCTGGATGGTCCTCTCGACGGGGCTGAGCTGTGGGCCGAGGTCGGGGGTGCATTCCAGCCACGCGCCGCCGCTGGTGACCTCATAGACGTAGCCCAGGGGGCTGGTCCAGCGGAAGTGGCCGGGTGCGATCTGGTTCAACACCCAGGCGCCCTTGGTCTTGCCGCGGTGGACGCGGCGGCAGAGCTGGGCCAGGTTGTCCAGCCGGGTCTGGCCGGGTCGGCCGGGCTGGTAGGTGGTGTTGTGGTCGACGTCCAGGCCTCGGGTGCGGGTGGAGAACGGGAACGCCTCCGTGGGTCGCAGCAGCCGCAGGGCTTTGCGCATCCGCCGAGTCGGCCGGTACCCGTCGGCGGCGGGGGTGTTGTTCAGGTCGATGACGGGCTGAACCTTGAGGCTGATTTCGCCGTTGCGGTAGCCGTCGCCGAGGAGCTCGCCGAGCAGCGCGGTGGTCAGCGTGCCGGCGCGCTCGACCGATGCGACCGGGTCCAGGGTTCCGTCCGCGTCCGCGGTGATGTGCACGACGATCTCCACCCTCGGCAACCGCGCAGGCGGCGGTGGGGTGTCGGGTCGCCGGCCACGCAGACCGGGCTCTGTCCCGCCCCCGTCCAGGCGGGCCGTGTGGGGTGGCGGGTCCTCGCCTCGCTCCGCTCGGCGCCCTTCGACGAGCTCAGGGAACCGGAAAGGCGGCTCAGGCAACCGGGTCGGCTCAGGCAACCGGGTCGGCTCAGAGAACCGGGGCGGCGGCTCAGGGAACCGGTCGGGTCGCCGAGCACTTCGACCAGGCTCAGCACATGCCTGTCGAGGTGCCTTGAGCGAAGCGAAAGGTCCCACCCCACCCGAGCGATCCAGCCGCGGATCGTCGGGTGGCTGCCAGTCGGGAGGCTCATCATCAGGGAACGGAGGCTCATCGTCCTCGTCCGGCGGCTCCGGCGGCACCGGCGCGATGACCGGGCCGTCGCAGTCGCTGTCCAAGAGGGCCAGACCGTCGCCCGGGCTGGTGCAGTCGATGCCCCGATGATCAAGGCAGCCGTCCATGCTGTCGAGGTCGATGCCGAGGGCGGGCTGGTCGGCTTCGAGGATGGTGAGCAGGAGGTCGGGGTTCATGGCCAGGGAGAGGGCCTTCGCGCGGCGGGCGGAGTGGTCCAGGCCGGGATAGCGGGCCTTCAACCGCTCCGAGATCTGATGGAGGCGTTCGTCGACGATCCTGCCATCCAACACATCGAGCCGGCCGCCGATCGACGTGACACCCGGCTCCTCGTCGCGCAGCCACACCCCACGCCGGGCACGGGCCTCGGCCTCCCGCTCCCGCGCGGCGGCCGCGTCGGCCCGGATGATGAGCTTCTTCAGTTCCCCCAGCGCCGCACCGGGCACCAGCCCGTACTGCCTCGGCAACCAACGGGCCGTGACGGTCTCGGCCTGCATCGGATCCAGATCCCGACACAACCACGCGGCCCTCTCGGCGAGCCAGCGTTCGACCTCCCCGTTGATCACGGCCTCGAACAACATCGGGTGTCGGTACTTCAGATTCAGCGCGGAGGCGGTCCTCTCGATCGCCGCGGTCTGCGAACACCGCAGCAACGCGGCGACCTCCATCGCCAGGAACTCCGACACACCCGGGGTTCCCTCCCCACCCGGGTGGACCAGCTTCTCCGGCAGCTTCGTATCTCGGTCACGGTAGATCTCGGTCCCGTAATCCAGCAGGTCCGCCTCATCCAGGCGGTAGGCCAGGGCAAGGTCGCAGATGGCCTCCAACTCCTCGGCCTCCCCGCGGCGACGCAGCACGACACCCGCACGGAGGCGGATGGTCGCCTGCCGGGAATCGTCACGTCGCCTGGTTTCCATGACACCCACGCTACGACCCGCCACCGACACTTTTCGCACGCCCGTCTGAATTATCCACAGGGCACGTCATCCTGAACGGAGCGGCAGGGTCGTCGGCTGTCACTTCCCCGTGGCCAGCTCGATCTCGTGCACAACGATGCCTATATCGGTGCCGCTGTTCCCATGCTGCAGCGGCCCCCGTATAGGCATCTTTGTGCTGGAAAGGGGGACCGGGAATGGGCTCAGGGAACAGGGTGATAGCTTGCGGCCATGGCAGGCAGGATGCACGAGAACCAGGTGGCGACCAGCGCCGGGCTCGTGCGTCGGCTGCTGGAGGAGCAGTATCCCGTGCTCGCCGGTGAGCCCATCGCGGACGCCCCCATGCACGGCACAGACACGGACGTGTACCGCGTCGGGGACCGGCACTGCATGCGGCTTCCGATCGTGGACTGGGCCTTCGGCCAGCAGGAACGCGTCCGCCCCTGGCTGCCCTGGCTGCGCGACCGGCTCAGCCTGCCGCCCGCCGTGCCCGAGTTCTACGGCGCGCCGGGCTGCGACTACCCGGCGCCGTGGTGCGTCCAGCGATGGGTGCCAGGGCGTCGGCTCCAGCCCGGCAGCGACGACGCCGGTCTTGCCGTCGAGATCGCCGACTTCCTGCGCGAACTGCGGGCCCTCCCGATCCCCGAAGGGGCACCGACGGCAGGGCTCAGCCCCCACGCCATGGACGCCGACGTCCGAGAACGCCTTGCCGCGCTGTCAGGCAGCGTCGGCGGCCTCGGGACCGGCGCGCGGGCCCCCGAGGCCGGTGACGAGGACGGTCCCCAGGATGGCCGCGAGGACGATCCTCAGGATGGCCGCCCGGACGCTCCCGAGGCGAGCGGCGCGGACTCTCCCGAGGTGCACGAGGACCTGGCCGCGGCCTGGACCACGCTGCTCGAGGCGACCCCGCCGTGGGACGGTCGAGGCACGCTCTGGCTACACGGAGACGTGGCACCGGGAAACCTGATCGTCCGCGACGGGCGCCTCGTCGGGCTCATCGACTGGGGCGGCGTCGGGGTGGGGGAACCCGCCAACGACCTGCAGGTCGCCTGGAATCTGTTCACGCCGAACGCCCGCGAGGCCTTCCGGCGTGGCCATCGACGTGCCCGACGCCACGTGGCGCCGGGCGCGGGCCCGGGCGTTCGCGCAGGCCGCGTTCCAGCTGTCCTTCTACCGCCTGACGCTCCCGCCCCTGGCCGAGCAGGCCCGGCACACCTTCGCCCAGGTCCTCGGCGAGCTCGGCGTCTGACGGCGGGGATAGGTTGGGACCATGACTGATCCCACCCCAGACCCCTGGTTCGATCTGGACAGCTACATCTCGACGCCTCGGCTCGGCGGCCTGACGCTGAGCCGCGACGGCTCGTCGCTCGTGGTGGCCGTCCAGGGCACCGATGCGGAGGCGACCACCTACACCACCGCCCTGTACCGCGTCGACCCGACGGGTGAGACCCCCTCGACGCGACTCACGCGCTCGGTCAAGGGTGAGAGCCTCAGCGCGTTCCTGCCCGACGGGTCGCTGCTGTTCACCTCGAAGCGCGACCTCCTCGGCAGGGCGGGAGACAAGCCGTCTGAGACGACCGCCGCGCTGTGGTGCCTGCCGGCCGGTGGGGGAGAGGCCTACGAACTGGCCCGCCGCGACGGCGGCTGGGGCCAGGTGCTCACCACCGACAGCGACCGCGTCATCCTCGGCGTGCCCGTCCACCAGGGCGCCGCGGACGACGAGGCCGATGCCGCGAGGCGGACGGCTCGGCGCGATACGAAGGTCGCAGCCCTCCTGCACAGCGGATACCCGGTGCGCTACTGGGACCACGACCTCGGCCAGGAGACGACCCGCCTGCGCGCCGCCCGGGTCACGGGAGAGGGCGACCGTGAGCTGGCCGACGTGGAAGACCTCACCGGCGACGTCGGCCGCGCGCTCGGCGACGTCGCGGTCTCCCGCGACGGATCGGTCATCGTGGCCGAGTGGTCGGTGCCCGAGGCGCACGGCGTCACCCGCGCCGAGCTCGTCCGCATCGACCCGGCCACGGGCGAGCAGACCGTCATCGCATCGCACGCCGACGACGAGTTCGGCTTCCCGGTCGTCAGCGATGACGGCAGCCTGATCGTCGCCGTCCGGAACCGACGCTCGACCCCCACCGTAAGCCCCGACGCCACCCTGTGGCTCATCGACGGCGACGGTGAGGGTCGCCCTCTGGCGGCCGACTGGGACCGCTGGGCGCACCCCGTCGCGTTCACCCCGGACAACGCCACGCTCATCGTGACCGCGGACGACGACGGCGAGTGCCCCGTCTTCGCCGTCGATGTCGCGACCGGGGAGGTGCGCCGCCTGACGCAGCACGGCGCGTACAGCTCCGTCCAGCTCAGCCCCGACGGCGCCACCGCCTACGCGGTGCGCACGGCCTACGACATCCCCGGCGAGGTCGTCGCGATCGACATCGCGGGCGCCACGACCCGGGTGCTGCCCGGCCCCGTCGAGTACCCGGCGCTGCCCGGCCGCATCGAGCGCGTCGAGACCACCGCCGCCGACGGCACCAGGATCCCCGGCTGGCTCGTCCTCCCCGACGGTGCATCTCACCAAAACCCGGCACCCTTGACGCTGTGGGTCCACGGCGGCCCGCTCGGCTCCTGGAACGCCTGGAGCTGGCGCTGGTGCCCCTGGCTGCTCGTCTCGCGCGGCCAGGCCGTCCTGCTCCCCGACCCCGCACTCTCCACCGGCTACGGCCTCGACCACATCCAGCGCGGCTGGGGACGGTGGGGGGCCGAGCCGTTCACCGACATCATGGCGCTCACCGACGCGGCCGAGGCTCGGGACGACGTCCGCGACGATGCCTCGGTCATGATGGGCGGCTCCTTCGGCGGCTACATGGCCAACTGGATCGCGACGCACACCGACCGCTTCGCCGCGATCGTCAGCCACGCCTCGCTCTGGAACCTCCAGTCCTTCGGCCCGACCACCGACGCCTCCTGGTACTGGAAGCGCGAGCTCAGCGAGGAGATGATGGCCGCCCACTCGCCGCACCTGTTCGCCGCCGACATCGTCACGCCGATGCTCGTCATCCACGGCGACCGCGACTACCGGGTGCCGATCGGCGAGGGGCTGGCGCTGTGGTGGGCGCTCAACGAGAAGCACGACGGGGAGCCGGCCGACCTGCCGCACCGCTTCCTGTACTTCCCCGACGAGAACCACTGGATCCTCACGCCGCAGCACGCGAAGGTCTGGTACGACACCGTCATCGAGTTCCTCGCCGCCCACCGCGAGGGCAGGGCGATGAAGACCCCAGAGCTGCTCTGACGCCCCGGACATGCGACGGCCCGTCCCCCGGCAGGGGACGGGCCGTCGTGCTTCGGGTCGGACTCAGAGTCCCTTGATCGCCTTCTGCCAGGCCTCCACGACGGCGGGCTCGCCGGTGATGGCGACGTCGGCCTTTCGGCCGCTCAGGTGCAGCAGGATCTCGGACGGCAGCCCGGCGATCGTCAGGGGCTTCGGGCCGCGCCCGAGTTGCGCCACCTCGCCCGTGTCGGTGCGCTGCAGCCGGACGTGGCCCTTGAACTGCATGTTTGTCTTGCGGGCCAGCACCTTGGTCATCGGCCACAGGTCGCGCTGCTCGCCGGGCTTCAGCACCTGGACCCGGCCGTTGGCGCGCAGCACGTCCTCGTGGTGCATGAAGTACTCGCCCGAGTTGACGAGGTTGTCGACCGGGAACATGATCCAGCCGGGCGTGCGGATGGCCTCCACCAGGGCCGGGTAGCCCAGCTCGTGGAGCGTCTCACGCTGGATGCGCTCGGTCTTCGGCGCGAACTTCTCCGAGCCGATGCCGGGCAGCGCGCCGAGCTTGTGCTCGCGCACGTAGAGGTGCGCGGCGAGGTCCTGGGTCTGCCACCCCGCACACTCGGTCGGGGCGAAGGGGCCGAGCTCCTCGAGGAGGTCGGCCAGGGCAGCTCGTTGGCGTCGGGCGAGGGTCATGGGCACAAGACTAGACACTCTGAGCCAACCCGGCGGACGCGACATCCGGGAATGCGCGGGGCACAATAGGGCGCATGCCAGAGCTCACCTTCAACGCGGACGGCCTCGTGCCCGCGATCGCCCAGGACGCCGACACCCGCGAGGTGCTGATGCTGGCCTGGATGGACGCCGAGGCCCTGCGGCGCACCCTCGCCACCGGCAAGGCCACCTACTGGTCCCGCTCCCGCCGGGAGTACTGGGTCAAGGGGGAGACCTCCGGCCACCACCAGAGCGTCGTGAAGGTCGAGCTGGACTGCGACGGCGACACCATCCTCCTGACGGTCAACCAGACCGGGGCCGCCTGCCACACCGGCAACCGCACCTGCTTCTTCACGGAGCTGACCGACGGCGACGTCGCATGATCATCTCGCCCACCCTCGGGGAGTTCACCGAGCAGGCGAGGACCCGTCGGGTCATCTCCGTCCACGCGCGGCTGCTTGCCGACGACCAGACGCCCGTCGCCCTCTATCAGCAGCTCTGCGGCGACCGGGAGGGCACATTCCTGTTCGAGTCGGCCGACGGTGGGATCTGGTCGCGCTGGTCGTTCGTCGGCGTCCGCGCCGCCGCGACGCTCACCGAGCGGGACGGCCACGCCGCCTGGATCGGCCGTGAGCTCGTGGGCATCCCCGACGACGGCGACCCTCTCGAGGTGCTCCGCGCCACGCTCGCCGAGCTCGCCACCCCGCCAGAGACCGGGCTCCCGCCGTTCCACGCAGGCATGGTCGGCTATCTCGGCTATGACGTCGTGCGGCGGCTCGAGAGGCTGCCCGACACCACGACCGACGACCTCGGCCGCCCCGAGCTCATCATGATGCTCGCGAGCGAACTCGCCATCCTCGACCACCATCGCGGTGAGCTGTGGCTGGTGGCTAACGCCATCAACTACGACGGCACGGACGAGGGCGTCGAGCGCGCCTACCGGACCGCCGTCGACGCCATCGAGGGCATGGCGGCGGCGCTGCGGCGCCCCCGCGCGAGCCTCGTTGTCCAGGAGGGCGAGCCCCGCACCCCCACGGTGATCCGGCAGCGCTCCTCCGAGGAGTACCGCGCGATCGTCGAGGAGGCCAAGGAGGAGATCCGCGCGGGCGAGGCCTTCCAGATCGTCGTGTCGCAGCGCTTCGACGTGCCGACGAGCGCCGACGCCTTCGAGGTCTACCGGGCCCTGCGGCTCACCAACCCCAGCCCGTACCTCTACCTGCTGAGGCTGCCGGGCTTCGACGTCGTCGGGTCCAGCCCCGAGGCCCTGGTGACGGTGCAGGACCGCGTCGCGACCACCCGGCCCATCGCCGGGTCCCGGCCACGCGGGGCCACCCCGGAGGCCGACCGCCGCCTCGCCGAGGAGCTGCTCGCCGATCCGAAGGAGAAGGCCGAGCACCTCATGCTCGTCGACCTCGGCCGCAACGACCTCGGCCGGATCTGCGCCCCCGGCAGCGTCACCGTGCACGAGTTCATGAAGGTCCGCCGCTACTCGCACATCATGCACCTCGAGGCCGCGGTCTCCGGGCGCCTCCGGGACGGGGCCACCGGGCTGGATGCCGTGCTGAGCTGCTTCCCGGCCGGCACTCTGTCCGGCGCCCCGAAGGTGCGGGCGATGGAGATCATCGACCGCCTCGAGGTGAGCCGCCGCGCGCTCTACGGGGGCGTGGTCGGGTACTTCGACTTCGCCGGCAACGCCGACGTCGCCATCGCCATCCGCACCGCCCTGATCGCCGACGGCGTGGCGCACGTCCAGGCAGGAGCCGGGATCGTCGCCGACTCGGTGCCGGAACTCGAGGACGCGGAGTGCTCGCACAAGGCAAGGGCCGTGATCACGGCCATCGGGAGGGCAGAGGCGATGGGGGGCCCCGCATGAGGGGTCGTGCGCCCGCGACACTCGTGGCCATGGCCGGGGCGCTGCTCGCCACCCTGGGCTCGCAGGCGGCCTCGTCGCCGCTCATCGGCCCCGCCCTGGCTGTCCTGGCCGGCATCGCGCTCAGCCTCATGCTGTACCGCACCGCACTGCGGGTGCTCGGCGTCGCGATCACCGCGCTGTCAGTGGCCGGCCTCGGGTGGGCCGTGTCCATGGGCGCGTGGCTCGTCGCGGCGGGTTTCGCCGTCGCCGCGGCCGGGCTGCTCGGCGTCGTCGTCTGGGGGCCGCGCTGGGTCCGTCGCTCACCCGCCGCCGAGCGGCGCCTCGACGACTGGTCGGCCATGGACGCCGGGCTCGACCCGACCACCACCGGGGATGAACAACGGCCTGACCGCGCCGCCTGATGGCGGTAGGCTCACCCGAGTCAGCGATCCGACCAACCAGAGAGGCTGAGCGATGGCGCGTACCGCGAAGTACTACCACCACGGGCGGAGCCCTGCGGCCTGGGTCGGTTCCGTCGGCGTCGCGATCGGCTTCGTGCTGGTCGCCATCGCGGCCATGCTCGGCCCCAGCTGGCCGCTCGTCATCACCGGCGCCGCCGTGATCCTGGTCGCCTGCATCGTCACCATGGTCATGAAGACCATGGGCTTCGGCCAACCGTGACCGTCCTCGACGACATCATCGCCGGAGTCCGCGAAGACCTCCACGCCCGTACCGCACGAGTCCCGCTCGCCGACGTCCGGCGCGCCGCGGAGAGCGCGCCCGAGCCCCTGGACGTGGTCGCCCGGCTGCGCGACCCGCGCCTGGCGGTGATATCCGAGGTCAAGCGCAGCTCGCCCTCAAAGGGACACCTGGCCGACATCTCCGATCCGGCGGAACTCGCCGCCTCCTACGCGGCGGGCGGCGCGGCGGCGATCTCCGTCCTCACCGAGCAGCGCCGCTTCAACGGCAGCCTCGACGACCTGGACGCCGTGCGCGCCCGCGTGGACGTGCCGGTGCTGCGCAAGGACTTCATGGTCGACGAGTACCAGTTCTTCGAGGCCCGCGTGCACGGGGCGGACCTCGTGCTGCTCATCGTCGCGGCCCTCGACGACGCCCAGCTGAGGAGCTTCCTCACGCTGACGTCCGATCTCGGCATGACGGCCC is from Tessaracoccus palaemonis and encodes:
- a CDS encoding HGxxPAAW family protein, which encodes MARTAKYYHHGRSPAAWVGSVGVAIGFVLVAIAAMLGPSWPLVITGAAVILVACIVTMVMKTMGFGQP
- the trpC gene encoding indole-3-glycerol phosphate synthase TrpC codes for the protein MTVLDDIIAGVREDLHARTARVPLADVRRAAESAPEPLDVVARLRDPRLAVISEVKRSSPSKGHLADISDPAELAASYAAGGAAAISVLTEQRRFNGSLDDLDAVRARVDVPVLRKDFMVDEYQFFEARVHGADLVLLIVAALDDAQLRSFLTLTSDLGMTALVETHTAEEVDRALEAGAEVIGVNNRNLKTLDVGLATFGALAGRIGSDAVKVAESGILTAADVELVASQGADAILVGEALVRHGDPAAAISEFMAAAERGIR